The sequence below is a genomic window from Sorangiineae bacterium MSr12523.
TTAGTCCGTAATATGGACCCGACAAGTCCCCTGCCCCGGCTTCCGCAGTTTCCGCGGTCTATCCGCGCTTGCGCGCGCTGCTGGGGCCGTGGGTCGCCATGCGGCGCACGTTGGTGGTCATGAGCCGCAGCGCCGGTAGCGCGGTGCCGCGTTTCTGCTCGAGCCACGCGAGCCCCTGCTCCACCGTATCGAACAGGTTCTTCTCGTAAATCGGATGAACACCGGCCCAACGCATGGCGAGCTGCACGCCGCGCAACTGCGGATCGCGCGTGACGCACGCGATGTACGGGTTGTAGTTCGGGTCGTCGGCCAGCTCGGCGAGCTGCTTGCGGCGGATGGCATCGGGACGATCCGTGTCCAAGTACAAAAGCACGGCAATGCGCACCGGAAGCCGCGGGCCATGGATGGCGACCTGCCGCATGTCATTGAACGCAAGCTCCCAATCGTCGTCGCTCACGACGCCCCAGGACCACCAGACGGCTACCCCCAAGTCCCAGTCTGCACGCGAAAGATACATACGCTCTCTGGTCCAGTCAGGTTACGGGCGAACCGGTGTTCGCACAACAAAACGGTCCGGCACGCCATGGCGCATGGCGGCAGATTGAGGGGTCGTTAGGGCAAGCCATTGGGAGCACCTGCGCTTTAGAGGAGAACGTGGCCGAGCTCGACGAAAATCGGTCCTTTCTTGCGAGAATCCGTGGACATTCGAAGTCTCCATCCGCACCGAAATATGGAATCTTTGCGGGCGAAGGGCCCGGCATAGTAGACGGAAGAGCATGATCTTCCGTGGAATCCCGTTGGGCGCCGCCATCGTTGGGGCCACTCTTCTCGTGGGAGCGATCGGGGTGGCGGGCGTCGTCGTCAGCGCGTGCGGGACCGATCCCACCGGCATCGAAACGTGCCGCAGCATCGAGGAAGCGCGCTGCCGCGCCGCCGCGGCGTGCGGCAACATCGACCTCGACGTCCCTCCCCACAATGGAGATTCCGACGGTGACAAAGTCGAGGGCTGCATCCTCTGGTACCACGATGCCTGCCTCCACGGGCTCATGAACAACGCACCGGACAACGCCGCCGTGGAAACGTGCATCGAGGCCATCAAGGGTGGCGACTGCAATATCGTGGCCCACCCCGAGCAAAGCCCTGCCTGCAGTTGGATTGCCCCGCCCGACCGGCGCCCGGATGCGGGAGACGCAGGAGACGCAGGCGATGCGGCCGACGCGGCCAACGCGAGGGACGCCACGGACGCAGCCGACGCGAACAGCGGGAGCAACGCGGCCGACGCCAGCGACGCCGCCGATACGGGCAACGACCGCTAGAGCGACAGTCGAAGATCAATCGATGTTTGCGCCTAAGGGCGCGGTTCATCGCCGCGCATCGTGCGGCTTGGCGCGCATGCGCGAGGCCGTGCGTTCCACCGTCATGGCCATGATGCGCAGGGCACTGAGAGGCCGGCCGCGCTTCTCCTCGAGCCATGCGAGGGCCCCCTCCGTGGTCTCGAACACCATCTTTTCGCACTGAGGCGGCGGGCCCACCCAGCGCATGGCCACCTGTGCGCCGCGCAATTCGGGATCCGTCGTGACGATCGCCAGATACGGATTGTATGCAGGCAGCGCCGACATTTCGGCGAGTTGTTTTCGCCGCATGGCATTCGGCCGGCTGCAGTCCAAATAGAGCAGCACCGCGGGGCGGAATGGCAATTTGGGACTATGCGCCATCAACTCGCGCATATCGGCAAATTCTTGTTCCCAATCCTCGTCGGTTTGGAATCCGGTAACCCACCAAACGGCGATACCGAACTCCCACCTATTGCGCGAAAGATACATGTCGCCTTTCTCTTTCGCGCCTGCGCCTTTGCAGACGAATTCCCTCTCCCAATGAAGGGATTGTTACTCCGCTCCGCTAGGCTGGCAAGATCACATCACTCGTCGGCCGGGCCCGCGGACATGTCGTCCGTGCCGGGATCGTTTTCTTGCTCGACCGCTTCGATCGGTAGGCGAACCCGTTCGGCGTGCACATTTTTGCCCATTTCGACGCGCCAAAACGAAGGTGCGTCACCGCTGCGGCATCCGAGGGTGAGCGAAGGTGATGCCAAAAGTCGAAAGTCGACCCCGGCGGGCTGGCGCTCTTCGCTGATATGGCGATGTCCATGCATCACCAAGGTTGCGCCAATTTCGTTGAAAACCTCGGCCACCGTGCGTGCATCGTCCAGGCGCATTCCGATTTCCGACGGGGCGCGTCGTCCGACGCCATGCGGGAGTGGCACCACATGATGATGCAGTGCGACCAAACGATGCCGCGCTCCCTTCCACTCGGGAGTCTCCGCGACCCCGCGCATGTATTCGATTTGTTCGGGGCCGATCGCCCCGTTGTGGCGAAAGAACCGACGTTGGGGGCGAGCGCACGAATCGAGCCCGATGAAGGCCACTTCCCCATCCGCCATCACGTTGAACCACGCACCGCATGGCTCGATGTGCAGGCCAATGCGCGCCGCAAACGCCTTCCACGCGGCGCGTTTGATGTCCGACGTGGGCCGGGGGCGGCCGCTGCCCGCGAGGGGAAATAGGTAAAGATCGTGATTGCCCGGAATGGCAAATAGCCGGCCCTTGTCCTTCCAACGCTGGAATGCAGCCTCCACCAGCTCGTACCCGTCGCCGTCGTCGGTGATGTCGCCGGTGATGATCACCGCGTCGGCATCGCTCTCCTCGACGTAACGCACGGCGCGGAGGAGGCGCACGTTGGAGTTTTTCGGCGTGGCCTGTTGCAACGTGCGCAAGGCCCCATCGCTCGGCACGGCCTGGGCGAGTGTGTTGGCGCGGCGCGCTTCCAGGCGGCATGCCTTGGCGGCGGCACGCTCCACCGGGTCGACGATGCCGCCGGACTCGCGCGTGGAGGGCACCGCGTGGGCGTAGCCCTCGGGATCGATCAGCGCGAGGCGCGCGGGACGGGCGCCTCGCTGATGGAGCACGCGCCATCCGGCCTCGGACCACTTCTCCTCGTAACGTGACGAATCGGCATCGGCGAGGTGAACGCTGCGTTTGACGATGCGAGCCCGGTCATGGAACGTGTCCCCGAAGGTGGACACGTGCAGATCGGAGACGTGGGCGAGGACGAAGGAGGAGCGGCTCACATGCCCGCGAGGATTTTGAAGCTCTCCCCTTCGGGCACGAGCTCCAGGCGATTGTCGGCCACGGTATGCTTCCATTCCTGTGCCTTGACGCCGGGAATGCGGAAGCTCGCCGCGTAGGTGTAGTCGACGAAAACCTTGTTGGTCTCGGTGATGGTCACGCGGCGATAGCGGATTTCGTAGCGGATGTTCGTGGTCTGCTGGAACACCGACGTCATGAACTCTTTGTAGCCGTCGTAATCCAGATCGTCGTCGCCGGCCGAGTTGCCGCCATCTTCGTGGTACTGCGGGCTGACCATCGAGAGGAGGCGGCCGACGTTCCGCTCCTCGACGGCGTGGCGGTAATCCTCGCAAAATTTGATGATTTTGCGGTTTTCGCCGGTGTCCTCGACGTCGGTGTTGGGGATGTACGACTTCGAGCAACCGAGGGCACCCATGGACAAGGGCGCAACGGTCAGCAGAAAGGCGAAGGCTTTGGAGCGGAGCGGGGCGAATGGCATGAGGGACATGACGAGGGAGGAAACCTTTGACAGACGCAGCAGATTCCTGGGGACTTCCTGGAAGCTAACCTTACTGCGGGAACTTGCGTTTCGAATCAAGATCCTTGCTTTAAGTCGGACCCTCGCCGGTTAACCTAGCTGCTGGATCAGGGTCAACTTCGCAAAACCCCAAGGTGAAGCGCTTTGGACCTCCGCCGGCGGCTCCGGCGACACGAGCGGGCGCAGGGCGAGGTGGCCCGGCGGGCCCATGCTGGCGGTGCCCTTGTTGGCGGTGGGAGCGCGGGTGAAGGCGCCTTGGATGCGGTCGACCTGCGCGTAACCCGCCGGCTCGGATGTCACCAGGAGCGCAATGGCCCCCGGCTGCGGGGGCGGATAGCCTGCCGCCGCAGCCAAGGCCAGGGAGGTGGCGGCCACCTCGTCCACGGCCACGACGACCATGCGATCCGCGTCGCCCGCGCGCACGAGCTCCGCGGCCGCGGCCAAGGCCTCGACGGCGCCGTGAAGGCCGCTCGAGACAGCGAGACCGGGGCCGGAGAGGCCGAAAACGACGCCACACTCGCCCGCGACGGCATTGGGCGAGGTGTAGGGGAAGCGCCGCGGCTCCGCGCTGACGCCGCGCTCGCGAACACGTGCGTCGTAGGTGGCGTTCGTTTCGAGGGTAGCAAGAAAATGCCCCACGACGATGCCGGCACCCGCCACGGGCCCGACCTTGGCCTGCAACGCGGCGACGGCCGCCAGGGCAAGCCGGCAGAGGCCATCGGCGCGTGACAGTTTGTCAGGCGGATGCTTCGTGAGCTCGGCCAGGGTGGCCACGTCGGGCATGGCCTCGACGTGAACGGCACGCGAGAGGTGCACGACGCGGGGCTGGCGCTGGGGGCCCGGCACCGCGGAGCGGGTGACGACGAGCGAGGCGTTTGCACCGCCAAAGGCGGCCGACAGCTTGAGGGCCGTCACGACGGGCGCGGTCTCGGCGCGCGCGAGCAGGCGCACCGAAAAGCCGGGCTCGATGCCGTCGGCGTGGGCGGCCGCCGGCAACACGCCGCGGCGGATGGCCTCGACGCACGTCAGGGTCTCGAGCGCCCCGGCGGCGCCCAAGGTGTGGCCAATCTGGGCCTTGGCCGGGTGAACGACGGGGACGGCATCCGGGATGGCGCGCTTCAGCGCATGCCACTCCGCCGCATCGTTGAACGGCGTGGCGGTGGCGTGGGCGCTCACCAGATCGACGGCGGCGGGGTCGACGCCCGCATCCGTGAGCGCGGCGGCTGCAGCGCGCGCGAGGCCTTGGCCGGTGCGATCCGGTGCCGTGATGTGAACCGCATCGGCGGACGCGCCGAAACCGGAGACGAAGGCCAGCGCGTTGGAGGATGCGCGCGTCATTCGGGTCATGGCCAGCAATGCGGCGCCTTCACCGAGGGCCATGCCATCGCGGCCCACGCAAAAGGGGCGCGGCGGAAGCTGCGCGGTGGTGGCACGCAAGGCTTCGAAGCCCGAGGCCACGAACGTGCTCACGCTGTCGAAACCGCCCGCGAGGACCAGATCGCACGCGTCGTGGTCGAGCCAGCGGAGCCCGAGCCCGATGGCCAATGTCGAGGCGGAACACGCCGTGAGGACCAGGGTGGCGGGCGACAAGACGGGCACCGGCGCATCCTCGGAGAACACGGACACCATGGGCGCGAAGTACGTCGCGTCGGTGGCTTCTTGTTGCGAAGGCACCTGGCCTGCGCGCAACGTGGCGAAGAGCTTTTCCGCACCGCGCATTCCCCCCGCCGACGTCGCGAGAGAAAGCCCCACGCGCAGCGAGCGCCAGCCGGGCAGTGCGCGATCCAAGTCGGCGACGCACGCGAGGAGCGCCTTTCGAAGCAGGGCACCCGCATCGGGACCGCCCGCGGCACGCGCGGCATGGGGGCGCGCGAACCCGGCCCGCGTCAATTCGTCGTCGACGGTGATGCCGGTGCGTGCCGGCTCGCCGGGCTCGCCGACGCACGATGCCTCGGGCCCCTCCCCGAGGGACGAGATGGCACCGTAGGCCACAACGGCCGCGCCTCTCACGCTTGTCGCGTTTGCCACGCCGGACCCACTCATAGTGCGACGCCTCGCGCATCGGGATCGATGAACGCCGCCGGATCGGGGCTTTCTTGCGAGAGGGCCTCCACCTCGATCTCGATCTGAAGGCCCGTGCTGCGTTGCGTGTAGACGGCACGGTCTCCCGGCCCGGGCTGCACGCGGCGCGCGATCCACTCCAGGCGATCGACCTCCATGTCGCGCGATGGCTCGGTGGAGAACACCTCACGCCGCACGGCCACGTAATGGCGCCGCGGCAGGTGCTGCAAGGTCACCGTGGCGTTGCCGTCGCGCAGCACGAACACGCGCTCGTCGTGGCGGTTTTCCGGCAGCACGATGGAAAGAAGCCGCCCGTCGAGGGGCTCGAGGAACCACCAGCGGAAGAAGCCCACGGGCACGTCGTACACCGGTTTGTCCGACTCACCACGGCGGATCAAATCGAGCGCGGGCACGGCGAAGCGCCACGCATCGTGGGTGACCCACACGTCGAGCGCCGTGCGGCCGCCGGGCCCCAGAAGGACCAGCCGCACCGCGCGGCGCGGGTCGACGGCAACCGCGCCGCGACCCTCGATGATCTTGCCCGTGCGCGGCTCGCGCAGGGCGACCCGGATCAACTCGACGTACGGCTCGCTCGGGACCTCGCTGCGCATCTTCTTCAAGTCTTCGCGCGCACGCGTCCAATCGGCCTGCGAGACGATGGGGAGGCGCGGCGGTGGCTCTTTCGCGCACCCCGCTAGCGCAACGAGCGCGATCGCCGCGAAAAACCGGCTCACGGAGCGACCAAACGCAGCGCATACCCGCGCCCTGGGGCCACGCCGAGCACCAGGGCATCGCCGATGCGCCGGTGGGCGAACTCCGAAACCGCGGCCGCCACCGCGGCGGCGCCCAGCGCATCGTGCTCACCGCACGCGCCCTCGCACACGCGCACGGGCACGCCCTGCCATGCGGAGCGCGCGAGCATGTCCTCGAGTGCACGATCGCGACGCGGAAGGATGACGCACGCCGCGCGCGCAGGACCGCGCGGGGGCTCCAGCGGCAGGAGCGGCGATGCATCGTGCTCGCGCCAGGTGAGCACCTGCGCCACCTCGGCGAGAATCTCCGCGCCGCGCGCGCTCGCATGCCCCTTCTCTTCGAGGATGACGGCGGCCGCCCCCTCGGCGCGCGCAGGATGCGCGGATTTGCGCTCGGAGGAGCGCTCGAACAGAATCGCGATGCTGCGCTCGACGATGTCGCTCGCCTCTTCGTAGCCGCCCGCCGCCACGACGTCGGCTTCCCCGCCCTCCACCAGCTCGATGGCCTGCGCCCATGCGCTTTCGCCGCTGGCCGCGAGATCGGACGTGGCCAGCGCCGGGCCTCCGAGGCCCAAGTAAATCGAGACGTGCCCCACCGGAGAGCTGGGCACCAGATTGGGAAAGTCCGCGGGACTCGCCAGCCGCGGTCCCTTCTCGAACAAGCGATGCATGAACGCCGCCGACGCCGAGATGGTCCCGAAGGAGCTGCCCAGAATGACGCCGAGCTCCTCGCGCGGGCCATGGGATAGCGCGCCCGATTCCTGGTACGCGCGTTCGACGACCAGCGCGGCCATGCGCGAGGATCGATCCAGCCGGCGCGCGCGCCCCAAATCCAGGTGCGCCGCGAGATCCAACGTCACTTCGCGCGACCCCTCCCCGTCCGCGCGCTGCAAAAGCTCACCGCAATCCGCCGTCCCGTGAAGGCCGCGCGGCGTGAGGGCGGCGGCGCCGGTCACCACGACTTTGCGCCCGCGGCGATGGCGCGCGGCCACGAGCCCCGGCTCGGTGAAGACCAGGGCGCTGTCCATCCCTCCGAAGCCGAACGAGTTCGTGATCACCGCCCGCACCCGCGCATCGCGTCCCACGCTGGGAACGTGCACCAACGAGCACGCGGGATCCGGCTCCTCGAGGCCGGCCGTGGGCACGAGGGATTGCTTGTGCACCGTCAACGCGGCGATGCCCGCTTCGATGGCGCCGGCGGCGGCCAGCGTATGGCCAATTTGCCCCTTGGAGCTCGAGACCGGAATGCGAGAGAGCTCGTCGCCCAGCGCAAGCCGCAACGCCGCGGTCTCCATCGCGTCGTTCAGCGGCGTGCCGGTGCCGTGCGCGTTGACGTAGTCGACGAGGCTCGCGTCGAGTCCCGCTTCGCGCATCGCCGCGCGGATGATGCGGCCCGCGGCCACGCCCGATGGCTCGGGGTTCGTGATGTGGTGCGCTTCCGCGCCCATGGCCCAGCCCGCGAGCTCCGCCAGCGGCTCCGCCCCGCGCGCGAGCGCACGTGTGGAGCGTTCCAGCACGAGAAAGCCCGAGCCCTCGCCCAAGTTCAAACCGCGGCGGCGTCGATCGAACGGGCGACACGGTTCCGGATCGATCGCAGCCAGCGCATTGAAGCCGCTCAACGTCAGCCGGCAAAGGCCATCGGTGCCACCCGCCACCACGGCATCGACCCGGCCCGACAGAAGCCAATTGGCCGCGACCAAAAGTGCATTCGCGCCGCTGGAGCAAGCGCTGGCCACGGTGCGAATCTGCCAGAAGGGCCCGATGGCCTCGTCGAGGCAATCGCCCGTGGACGTCAGCGGGTGCGCGAGCATCTCGAGCTGCGCCTGCTGCGAATCCGGGTGCACGTGAAGCTCGGCAAGGCGCGCCTCGGTCTCGAACATGCCGCCGGTGGTCGCACCGACCACGAGCCCGACACGCAGGCGCCGCGGATCGAGCCGCGCCTGCGCCATGGCCTCGCGTGCCGCATGAAGCGCGAGCAACGTCGAACGCGACCACGCGCCGCCGCGGTACTCTTTGGGGGCGGTCTCCAACGTGAGGCCGCGCACGGCGCCTCCGAGCGAGGCGCGCTGACCCGTCGTATCGAAGAGCTCGATCGGGAAAATCC
It includes:
- a CDS encoding 3-oxoacyl-ACP synthase, with protein sequence MRGAAVVAYGAISSLGEGPEASCVGEPGEPARTGITVDDELTRAGFARPHAARAAGGPDAGALLRKALLACVADLDRALPGWRSLRVGLSLATSAGGMRGAEKLFATLRAGQVPSQQEATDATYFAPMVSVFSEDAPVPVLSPATLVLTACSASTLAIGLGLRWLDHDACDLVLAGGFDSVSTFVASGFEALRATTAQLPPRPFCVGRDGMALGEGAALLAMTRMTRASSNALAFVSGFGASADAVHITAPDRTGQGLARAAAAALTDAGVDPAAVDLVSAHATATPFNDAAEWHALKRAIPDAVPVVHPAKAQIGHTLGAAGALETLTCVEAIRRGVLPAAAHADGIEPGFSVRLLARAETAPVVTALKLSAAFGGANASLVVTRSAVPGPQRQPRVVHLSRAVHVEAMPDVATLAELTKHPPDKLSRADGLCRLALAAVAALQAKVGPVAGAGIVVGHFLATLETNATYDARVRERGVSAEPRRFPYTSPNAVAGECGVVFGLSGPGLAVSSGLHGAVEALAAAAELVRAGDADRMVVVAVDEVAATSLALAAAAGYPPPQPGAIALLVTSEPAGYAQVDRIQGAFTRAPTANKGTASMGPPGHLALRPLVSPEPPAEVQSASPWGFAKLTLIQQLG
- a CDS encoding metallophosphoesterase, with translation MSRSSFVLAHVSDLHVSTFGDTFHDRARIVKRSVHLADADSSRYEEKWSEAGWRVLHQRGARPARLALIDPEGYAHAVPSTRESGGIVDPVERAAAKACRLEARRANTLAQAVPSDGALRTLQQATPKNSNVRLLRAVRYVEESDADAVIITGDITDDGDGYELVEAAFQRWKDKGRLFAIPGNHDLYLFPLAGSGRPRPTSDIKRAAWKAFAARIGLHIEPCGAWFNVMADGEVAFIGLDSCARPQRRFFRHNGAIGPEQIEYMRGVAETPEWKGARHRLVALHHHVVPLPHGVGRRAPSEIGMRLDDARTVAEVFNEIGATLVMHGHRHISEERQPAGVDFRLLASPSLTLGCRSGDAPSFWRVEMGKNVHAERVRLPIEAVEQENDPGTDDMSAGPADE
- a CDS encoding beta-ketoacyl-[acyl-carrier-protein] synthase family protein — its product is MTEPLRISVTGVGLVTSVGETRETTWAALRRGERGIFPIELFDTTGQRASLGGAVRGLTLETAPKEYRGGAWSRSTLLALHAAREAMAQARLDPRRLRVGLVVGATTGGMFETEARLAELHVHPDSQQAQLEMLAHPLTSTGDCLDEAIGPFWQIRTVASACSSGANALLVAANWLLSGRVDAVVAGGTDGLCRLTLSGFNALAAIDPEPCRPFDRRRRGLNLGEGSGFLVLERSTRALARGAEPLAELAGWAMGAEAHHITNPEPSGVAAGRIIRAAMREAGLDASLVDYVNAHGTGTPLNDAMETAALRLALGDELSRIPVSSSKGQIGHTLAAAGAIEAGIAALTVHKQSLVPTAGLEEPDPACSLVHVPSVGRDARVRAVITNSFGFGGMDSALVFTEPGLVAARHRRGRKVVVTGAAALTPRGLHGTADCGELLQRADGEGSREVTLDLAAHLDLGRARRLDRSSRMAALVVERAYQESGALSHGPREELGVILGSSFGTISASAAFMHRLFEKGPRLASPADFPNLVPSSPVGHVSIYLGLGGPALATSDLAASGESAWAQAIELVEGGEADVVAAGGYEEASDIVERSIAILFERSSERKSAHPARAEGAAAVILEEKGHASARGAEILAEVAQVLTWREHDASPLLPLEPPRGPARAACVILPRRDRALEDMLARSAWQGVPVRVCEGACGEHDALGAAAVAAAVSEFAHRRIGDALVLGVAPGRGYALRLVAP